The proteins below come from a single Chryseobacterium nepalense genomic window:
- a CDS encoding acyltransferase, giving the protein MFAKIINLYWKLSSSKIINRIGKRGENVIIGTPIDITKPENLQLGNHVYIGPNAWISTYGTVQIMTGTIIGPRLKIYTGNHNYNSDRLLPYDEITIAKNVTIKENVWIGGDVTILPGITIEEGAIVGASSVVTKDVPKGAIIGGNPAKILKYRDLEKYDKLKQEGKIYLQEKTKTNLKMVVKNYESNI; this is encoded by the coding sequence ATGTTTGCAAAAATTATAAATTTATACTGGAAATTATCAAGTTCTAAAATAATAAACCGAATTGGAAAAAGAGGCGAGAATGTTATTATTGGAACTCCTATAGATATAACCAAACCAGAAAACCTTCAGCTAGGAAATCATGTTTATATAGGACCGAATGCTTGGATTTCAACATATGGAACCGTTCAAATAATGACTGGAACGATCATAGGACCGAGATTAAAAATTTATACAGGTAATCACAATTATAACAGTGATAGACTTTTGCCTTATGATGAAATTACCATAGCAAAAAATGTTACTATAAAAGAAAACGTCTGGATTGGAGGTGATGTAACAATCCTTCCGGGTATAACTATAGAAGAGGGAGCCATTGTAGGAGCTTCTTCGGTAGTGACTAAAGATGTTCCTAAAGGTGCTATTATAGGCGGAAATCCTGCGAAAATCCTGAAATACAGAGATCTTGAAAAATATGATAAATTAAAACAAGAAGGAAAAATTTATCTGCAGGAAAAAACGAAAACAAACTTAAAAATGGTTGTGAAAAATTATGAAAGCAATATTTAG
- a CDS encoding polysaccharide pyruvyl transferase family protein has product MKAIFSGYYGAKNSGDDAFVEVSAWGSRKYWNSTEQLFFAAELPTILTPADHYFAHKNYLSFARAAKDIMLSDVFVSAGGSTFHSALKKTDLRTYAKLKKKLGMKGQTGAIGISLGPFVNAAAEKNTQEYLKTLDFLALRDDVSHKLALTYDLPYEPVRAFDLAALLPEIYHFNPDKNADKKEFVIGISVCQYESYTNGDLNRERKRNQFIENVIKNLKKYHNIKFRFFVFNGNSMKGDHKLTMETIGNLNTDNTLNFEVVAYNPLVKDTFEKIAECDAVISTRLHASIFACYSNTPFFLLEYHRKCTDFLNDVGQPEKYRVFDGDAEVESIVAEIEKIVFNKEITAPQYIRETTERARLNFTATYKTI; this is encoded by the coding sequence ATGAAAGCAATATTTAGTGGATATTATGGTGCGAAAAATTCAGGGGACGATGCTTTTGTGGAAGTTTCAGCCTGGGGAAGCCGGAAATACTGGAATTCAACAGAACAGCTTTTCTTCGCCGCTGAATTGCCTACAATTTTAACACCGGCAGACCACTATTTTGCGCATAAAAACTATCTTTCTTTTGCACGGGCAGCCAAAGATATTATGTTAAGCGATGTCTTTGTGTCTGCAGGAGGATCTACATTCCATTCGGCATTGAAAAAAACGGATCTCCGTACTTATGCAAAGCTTAAGAAAAAATTGGGAATGAAAGGCCAAACCGGCGCCATAGGAATTTCATTAGGACCTTTTGTGAATGCCGCTGCAGAAAAAAATACACAGGAGTATTTAAAAACACTGGATTTTCTTGCATTACGGGATGATGTTTCTCATAAGCTCGCACTTACTTATGATCTGCCTTATGAACCGGTGAGAGCATTTGATCTGGCGGCGTTGCTTCCGGAAATATACCATTTTAATCCTGATAAGAATGCAGACAAAAAAGAATTTGTCATCGGGATCAGTGTTTGTCAGTATGAATCTTATACAAACGGTGATCTGAACAGGGAACGTAAAAGAAATCAGTTCATCGAGAATGTAATTAAAAATTTAAAGAAATACCACAATATTAAGTTTCGTTTTTTCGTTTTTAATGGTAATTCTATGAAAGGTGATCATAAGCTTACGATGGAAACAATCGGAAATCTTAATACAGATAACACATTGAATTTTGAAGTAGTAGCGTACAATCCTCTTGTAAAAGATACTTTTGAGAAAATTGCGGAATGTGATGCTGTGATCTCAACAAGATTACATGCGAGCATTTTTGCGTGCTACAGCAATACACCTTTTTTCCTTCTGGAATATCACAGGAAATGTACCGATTTTCTGAACGATGTAGGACAACCCGAAAAATACAGGGTCTTTGATGGTGATGCGGAAGTAGAATCAATCGTTGCGGAAATAGAAAAAATTGTGTTCAATAAAGAAATTACGGCTCCTCAATACATTCGGGAAACAACAGAACGTGCCCGGCTGAATTTTACCGCAACCTATAAAACCATATGA
- a CDS encoding glycosyltransferase family 2 protein, with product MITVVIPLYNKERSILDTVHSVLAQTYKDFELVIVNDGSKDNSLHVVQGINDVRVVIVDKENGGVSSARNAGILAAKNNYIAFLDGDDIWHPEHLGILADSMKILDNDEIGGVGSSFYKSNSKEFDGSKFKREEAVIIDDYFNFMSSSAPRFNSSTLMVKKDKVLETGLFDEQLKYGEDVDFWYRLFSKYKLIYNKAVTTIYFIAAENRSVHYVMPLERRFHQFDYAGKTASEKRYLDKLVALIVLDYFNQKAYKQAGIILKMYASRMVGVMLYFIGLIKKKLK from the coding sequence ATGATTACAGTAGTAATACCTTTATATAACAAAGAAAGAAGTATTTTAGATACAGTACATTCGGTTTTGGCCCAAACTTATAAGGATTTTGAGCTGGTTATTGTAAATGACGGATCGAAGGATAACAGTCTCCATGTTGTACAAGGCATCAATGATGTCCGTGTGGTAATTGTAGATAAAGAGAACGGGGGTGTTTCATCGGCAAGAAATGCCGGTATACTGGCCGCTAAAAACAACTATATCGCTTTTTTGGACGGTGATGATATCTGGCATCCCGAGCATCTGGGGATCCTCGCAGATTCTATGAAAATACTGGACAATGATGAAATCGGAGGGGTGGGATCAAGCTTTTATAAATCAAATTCAAAAGAATTTGACGGATCAAAGTTTAAAAGAGAAGAGGCGGTAATTATTGATGATTATTTCAATTTTATGTCTTCCTCAGCTCCCAGATTCAATTCTTCAACACTGATGGTAAAAAAGGATAAGGTACTGGAGACAGGCCTGTTTGATGAGCAGTTGAAATACGGTGAAGATGTAGATTTCTGGTACCGGCTTTTTTCAAAATATAAACTGATCTATAACAAAGCTGTTACCACCATCTATTTCATAGCGGCGGAAAACAGGAGTGTTCATTATGTAATGCCTCTGGAAAGAAGATTTCACCAGTTTGATTATGCAGGTAAAACAGCTTCCGAAAAAAGATATCTTGATAAGCTTGTTGCATTGATTGTACTGGATTATTTCAATCAAAAAGCCTACAAACAGGCTGGAATCATCTTAAAAATGTATGCTTCAAGAATGGTTGGAGTGATGCTGTATTTTATAGGATTAATTAAAAAGAAATTAAAATGA
- a CDS encoding right-handed parallel beta-helix repeat-containing protein: protein MRKYLAIFLFLIPVSLFFAQVKYFDLTKVLPKGYVTDGSVDYTEVLQKAIDQSGDITFPNFPVLINDNGLKLKNGCSYTFQANSKLILKPSLKSGYNMLDCNNKENITITNAVLVGDKNTHLGKQGEWGFGISVRGSKNITINKAKIYDCYGDGIYIGRLNNKISDNITITNTLVSNSRRNGLSITSGTNIKVYHSKFMNSSGKGPSSGIDIEPNNAQDELKNITISDVSTANNENWGLLLNLVNLRKDNSINKNISITITNFSDNRSKYGMSMWLNRKNNYSRNISGSITLNNVSLLNNTEEPVKYYGTNDNAINVSVNQLTVDSKSYRKLQNTINSYQNDQRIKFKQLKTK from the coding sequence ATGAGAAAATATCTGGCGATCTTTCTGTTTTTAATACCTGTTTCATTATTTTTTGCCCAGGTTAAATATTTTGACCTTACGAAAGTACTTCCCAAAGGATATGTAACGGATGGAAGTGTAGATTATACCGAAGTTCTTCAGAAAGCAATCGATCAAAGCGGGGATATTACCTTTCCCAACTTTCCGGTTTTAATTAATGATAACGGACTTAAGTTAAAAAACGGATGCTCTTATACATTCCAGGCTAATTCCAAACTTATTTTAAAACCTTCCTTGAAGTCCGGGTACAATATGCTGGATTGTAATAATAAAGAAAATATTACGATTACCAATGCTGTACTGGTTGGAGATAAAAATACACATCTCGGCAAACAGGGAGAGTGGGGATTCGGGATCAGCGTAAGAGGATCAAAAAATATTACCATCAACAAAGCCAAAATTTATGACTGTTACGGGGATGGCATTTATATCGGCCGTCTTAACAATAAAATATCGGATAATATTACTATTACCAATACTCTGGTATCCAACAGCAGGAGAAACGGACTTTCAATAACTTCCGGAACCAATATTAAGGTCTATCATTCCAAATTTATGAATTCCAGCGGTAAAGGACCTTCAAGTGGCATCGATATTGAACCCAACAATGCGCAGGATGAGCTTAAAAACATTACCATCAGCGATGTTTCTACTGCAAATAATGAAAATTGGGGACTGCTGCTGAATCTTGTGAACCTGAGAAAAGATAACTCCATTAATAAGAATATTTCGATTACCATTACTAATTTTTCTGACAACAGATCAAAGTACGGAATGTCTATGTGGCTGAACAGAAAGAATAACTATTCCAGAAATATATCCGGTAGTATCACCCTGAATAATGTAAGCTTGCTTAATAATACGGAAGAACCTGTAAAATACTACGGAACTAATGATAATGCCATCAACGTTTCCGTAAACCAGCTCACCGTAGATTCAAAAAGCTATAGAAAACTACAGAATACCATCAACAGTTACCAAAACGATCAGCGAATTAAATTTAAACAACTGAAAACTAAATAA
- a CDS encoding glycosyltransferase family 4 protein has protein sequence MKKIVYFTKYSSLGASSRLRSFQFFSSLQEKGFEVSHSCLLGDRYLSALYDNKKSRFLYLVAGYFKRMLVLLSVKKYHIVVIEKELFPYLPAWAEVALNKAGIGYFADYDDAIFHNYDLSKNKWLRKFLSDKIDIVMKNSKCVFAGNSYLADRAKKAGAKKIILLPTVINRNKYYKIDNKDLSHFTLGWIGSPSTYKYIEELFPVFKKLNEEFPHFRVNIIGAKQSPETDGFISFIPWNENTEVEEINKFDLGIMPLHDTPWEQGKCSYKLIQYMGCSIAVLASPVGMNNDIVNPGKNGDFVHGDDWYNAIKKYIENKQVTIQEGHEGRMLIDSTYNTDNNLKKIIRAFEN, from the coding sequence ATGAAAAAAATAGTTTACTTCACTAAATATTCTTCTTTGGGTGCAAGCAGCAGGCTCAGGAGCTTTCAGTTCTTTTCTTCTTTACAGGAAAAAGGATTTGAAGTAAGCCATTCTTGTCTTCTTGGGGATCGATATCTCTCGGCTTTGTATGATAACAAGAAAAGTAGGTTTTTATATTTGGTTGCAGGATATTTTAAGCGGATGCTTGTGCTGCTTTCCGTCAAAAAGTATCATATTGTTGTTATAGAAAAAGAATTATTCCCTTACCTGCCGGCTTGGGCAGAAGTCGCTTTAAATAAAGCCGGAATCGGATATTTCGCAGATTATGATGATGCTATTTTTCACAACTATGATCTTAGCAAAAACAAATGGCTGCGAAAATTTTTGTCTGATAAAATAGATATCGTGATGAAAAACAGTAAATGTGTATTTGCCGGTAACAGCTATCTTGCAGACAGAGCAAAAAAAGCGGGCGCCAAGAAAATAATTCTTTTACCAACGGTAATTAATCGTAATAAATATTATAAAATAGATAATAAGGATCTTTCCCATTTTACACTAGGCTGGATCGGTTCACCATCTACCTATAAATATATTGAAGAATTATTTCCTGTATTCAAAAAACTTAACGAAGAATTTCCGCATTTCAGGGTCAATATTATCGGGGCCAAGCAATCTCCGGAAACAGATGGATTTATCAGCTTTATTCCCTGGAATGAAAATACAGAGGTTGAAGAAATCAATAAATTTGATCTTGGAATAATGCCTTTACATGACACACCTTGGGAACAGGGCAAATGTTCTTACAAGCTCATACAGTATATGGGATGCAGCATCGCGGTTCTTGCATCGCCTGTAGGGATGAATAACGATATCGTAAATCCGGGGAAAAACGGAGATTTTGTACACGGAGATGATTGGTATAATGCCATAAAAAAATACATAGAAAATAAGCAGGTAACAATTCAGGAAGGTCATGAAGGAAGAATGTTGATAGATTCAACATACAATACAGATAATAACTTGAAAAAAATAATTAGAGCGTTTGAAAACTAA
- a CDS encoding glycosyltransferase family 4 protein, giving the protein MKTKLVRITTVPVSLKVLLKGQHKFMSEYFDVTGVSSSGQELYEVKDSEGINVVAIEMSRAITPLSDLKSLWKTYQFLKKQKPQIVHTHTPKAGIIGMLAAKLAKVPLRLHTVAGLPLMEAQGTKRKVLDFVEKLTYTSATKVYPNSKGLYDFILKNNLAQSKKLKVIGNGSSNGIDTRFFSPENINDEQKDQLKKDLNITASDFVFVFVGRLVGDKGINELVQAFSQISKNADRSKSVKLLLIGPLEEHLDPLQPETVQEIKNNPDILDLGFQKDVRPYFAVSDALVFPSYREGFPNVVMQAGAMELPSIVSDINGCNEIIVEGQNGMIIPVKNSDKLKVAMEKILSDTDLYQKLKINSRPMIQSRYEQSVIWNELLKEYKTLLKENNIDV; this is encoded by the coding sequence TTGAAAACTAAATTAGTACGTATAACAACAGTTCCGGTTTCTCTGAAAGTATTACTGAAGGGGCAGCATAAATTTATGTCAGAATATTTTGATGTAACGGGCGTTTCTTCATCAGGACAAGAGCTATATGAAGTAAAAGATTCGGAAGGTATTAATGTGGTAGCTATTGAAATGTCAAGGGCAATTACTCCTCTCAGCGATTTAAAATCTCTTTGGAAAACCTATCAGTTTTTAAAAAAACAGAAACCACAGATCGTTCATACGCATACTCCGAAAGCGGGAATTATAGGAATGCTGGCTGCAAAATTGGCAAAAGTTCCGCTTAGGCTTCATACTGTGGCTGGACTGCCTTTAATGGAAGCACAGGGAACCAAGCGTAAAGTATTGGATTTTGTTGAAAAACTCACCTACACTTCCGCAACAAAAGTGTACCCGAATTCTAAAGGATTGTATGATTTCATCCTTAAAAATAATTTAGCACAAAGCAAAAAACTGAAGGTTATAGGCAATGGATCATCCAACGGAATCGATACCCGCTTTTTTTCTCCTGAAAATATTAATGATGAACAAAAAGATCAGCTAAAAAAAGATCTCAACATCACTGCATCAGATTTTGTTTTTGTATTTGTAGGACGTTTGGTAGGTGATAAAGGCATTAATGAACTGGTTCAGGCTTTTTCACAGATCAGTAAGAATGCGGATCGGTCAAAATCGGTAAAGCTTTTACTGATCGGCCCTTTGGAAGAACACCTTGATCCCTTGCAGCCGGAAACAGTGCAAGAGATAAAAAACAATCCTGATATTTTGGATTTAGGATTTCAGAAAGATGTGAGACCCTATTTTGCGGTTTCAGATGCGCTGGTTTTTCCAAGCTACCGTGAGGGCTTCCCTAATGTTGTTATGCAGGCGGGAGCGATGGAATTGCCAAGCATCGTTTCCGATATCAACGGCTGCAACGAAATCATTGTTGAAGGACAAAATGGAATGATTATTCCGGTAAAAAATAGTGATAAACTCAAAGTAGCCATGGAGAAAATACTTTCGGATACAGATTTGTATCAGAAGCTGAAAATAAATTCCAGGCCTATGATTCAGTCGCGGTACGAGCAGTCTGTGATCTGGAATGAATTATTAAAGGAATATAAAACCCTGCTTAAAGAAAATAATATAGATGTATAA
- a CDS encoding sugar transferase, which yields MYKNLLKRVIDFLIAFSGLILLSPVFLIVLVVLYFQNDGKPFFFQRRPGLNEKMFNIIKFKTMTDKKDSKGNYLPDADRLTPMGSFIRQTSLDEIPQLINVLKGDMAIIGPRPLLPQYLPLYNESQKRRHEVRPGITGWAQVNGRNAISWAKKFELDVWYIDHVSFVLDCKIVLLTVKKVFKKEGINKEGQATTEAFNGNN from the coding sequence ATGTATAAGAACTTATTGAAAAGAGTAATTGATTTTCTGATTGCTTTTTCAGGTTTGATTTTATTGTCGCCTGTTTTTCTTATTGTACTTGTGGTGCTGTATTTTCAGAATGACGGCAAACCGTTCTTTTTCCAGAGAAGGCCGGGACTTAATGAAAAAATGTTTAACATTATTAAGTTTAAAACCATGACGGATAAAAAAGATAGCAAAGGAAATTATCTGCCGGACGCTGACAGACTTACGCCAATGGGAAGTTTTATACGCCAGACTTCTCTTGATGAGATTCCGCAGCTGATCAATGTTCTTAAAGGAGATATGGCCATCATTGGTCCGAGACCTTTATTACCGCAGTATCTGCCTTTGTATAATGAATCTCAGAAAAGAAGACACGAAGTTCGTCCGGGAATCACAGGCTGGGCTCAGGTCAATGGAAGAAATGCTATTTCATGGGCAAAGAAATTTGAACTGGATGTGTGGTATATCGATCATGTTTCATTTGTCCTGGATTGTAAAATTGTACTCCTTACTGTTAAAAAAGTTTTTAAAAAAGAAGGAATCAATAAAGAAGGGCAGGCAACAACAGAAGCCTTTAACGGAAATAATTAA
- a CDS encoding DegT/DnrJ/EryC1/StrS family aminotransferase — MSIEIWLSSPHMGGTEIKYVNEAFDTNWIAPLGPNVNGFETDLEKFLNQEVKVAALSSGTAALHLALIECNVGYGDEVICQSLTFSASANPIVYQGATPVFVDSEKDTWNMCPVALREAVVDRISKNKKPKAIVAVNLYGMPAKMDEILAIATEFDIPLIEDAAESLGSTYKGRSCGTFGRFGILSFNGNKIITTSGGGALVCHSKEDKDRAVFLSTQARDKAPHYQHSEIGYNYRMSNVSAGIGRGQIEVLNSRVEGRRKMHDFYAEITRNMDGVELFCEPDTDFFSNHWLSVITIDEAKASKNREDLRLAFLEDKIESRPIWKPMHMQPVFKDAPYYGGDFAEKLFESSLCLPSGSNLSDADRARIEKVMVNVFSNKKLSDSIVP, encoded by the coding sequence ATGAGCATTGAAATATGGCTCTCTTCCCCTCACATGGGTGGAACAGAAATAAAATATGTCAACGAAGCATTTGATACCAATTGGATAGCTCCTTTAGGTCCGAACGTAAATGGCTTTGAAACTGATCTGGAAAAATTTCTGAACCAGGAAGTAAAAGTTGCGGCACTTTCATCCGGAACAGCAGCCCTGCATTTAGCATTGATCGAATGCAATGTTGGTTACGGCGATGAAGTGATTTGTCAGTCTCTTACTTTTTCAGCTTCGGCCAATCCTATTGTATATCAGGGAGCGACCCCGGTTTTTGTTGATTCAGAAAAAGATACCTGGAATATGTGTCCTGTCGCATTAAGGGAGGCAGTAGTAGACAGAATTTCCAAAAATAAAAAACCAAAAGCTATTGTTGCGGTTAATCTTTATGGGATGCCGGCAAAAATGGATGAGATTTTAGCAATCGCTACAGAATTTGATATTCCTCTTATTGAAGATGCTGCCGAATCACTTGGTTCTACTTACAAAGGAAGATCTTGTGGTACTTTCGGACGTTTTGGAATTTTATCTTTTAATGGAAATAAAATTATCACAACTTCCGGCGGAGGAGCATTGGTATGCCATTCAAAGGAAGATAAAGACAGGGCCGTTTTCCTTTCTACACAGGCGAGGGATAAGGCACCGCATTACCAGCATTCAGAGATAGGATACAACTATAGAATGAGTAATGTTTCGGCAGGAATAGGAAGAGGGCAAATTGAAGTCCTGAACAGCCGGGTAGAAGGCCGAAGAAAAATGCATGACTTCTATGCTGAAATTACCAGAAATATGGATGGTGTAGAACTGTTTTGCGAGCCGGACACAGATTTTTTCAGCAACCACTGGCTGTCGGTAATAACAATTGATGAAGCAAAAGCATCTAAAAACCGGGAAGATCTTCGTCTTGCATTTTTGGAAGATAAAATAGAATCACGCCCAATCTGGAAACCGATGCATATGCAGCCCGTTTTTAAAGACGCACCCTATTACGGAGGAGATTTTGCAGAGAAGCTTTTTGAAAGCAGCCTGTGCCTGCCATCCGGATCTAATCTTTCTGATGCTGACAGAGCAAGAATTGAAAAAGTAATGGTAAACGTTTTTTCAAACAAAAAACTTTCAGATAGTATTGTACCTTAA
- a CDS encoding NUDIX hydrolase codes for MSPDFIHTYVSVDCVVFGFDLENRLNILLVQRHVDEIPLERRRKLPGSLIFSNEDVDDAAERVLHELTGIRKMVLKQFKCFADPGRANNEHDITWMGKEYKHHIDRIITVAYLSLCKIDHKINSTKYDNVDWFPIDEVPELPFDHNKIISESLVEIRKWIESDFSIIFELLPKRFTIRQLYQLYSALSEKYIDIKNFHKKISSFNYIVPLDEIEKNVSHRAARYYKFDAKIYKKNNTKLIK; via the coding sequence ATGAGCCCTGACTTTATTCATACATACGTGTCTGTAGATTGTGTAGTATTCGGATTTGATCTCGAAAACCGCCTGAACATTTTATTGGTTCAGCGACATGTAGATGAGATCCCTTTGGAAAGAAGAAGAAAACTGCCCGGAAGCCTGATCTTTAGCAACGAAGATGTAGATGATGCTGCAGAAAGAGTACTTCATGAACTTACAGGAATCCGTAAAATGGTTCTTAAACAGTTTAAATGTTTTGCAGATCCGGGACGTGCAAATAATGAACATGATATCACGTGGATGGGTAAAGAATATAAACACCATATCGACAGGATTATTACGGTGGCTTATCTTTCACTCTGCAAGATTGATCATAAGATCAACAGTACCAAGTATGATAATGTAGACTGGTTCCCGATTGATGAAGTGCCGGAGCTGCCATTTGATCACAATAAGATTATCAGTGAATCACTGGTGGAAATCAGAAAATGGATAGAATCAGACTTCTCTATCATTTTTGAACTGCTGCCGAAAAGATTTACCATCAGACAGCTTTATCAGCTCTACAGCGCATTAAGTGAAAAATATATTGACATTAAAAATTTTCATAAAAAAATATCATCATTCAACTATATCGTGCCGCTGGACGAAATTGAGAAAAATGTTTCACACCGTGCTGCAAGATATTATAAGTTCGATGCGAAAATCTACAAGAAAAACAATACTAAACTCATTAAATAA
- a CDS encoding xylulokinase → MYLLGYDIGSSSVKVCLIEASSGKVIASEFSPKKEMKITAVNPGWAEQNPVDWWTNLKLAHEAVMHESGIHAEDIKGIGITWQMHGLILVDKDQNLLRPSIIWCDSRAVQYGERAFKEIGEEKCLSHLLNSPGNFTASKLAWVKENEPEIFNKIDKIMLPGDYIAMRLSGQIGMTIEGLSEGIFWDFKNNCISEDVIGHYGIPKSFFPEIIPTFGIQATVSAAAAQELGLKEGTPISYRAGDQPNNALSLNVFNPGEIASTAGTSGVVYGVLDQLEYDKLSRVNTFAHVNYTPEQIRLGVLLCINGTGILNSWLKHNFATSLSSYGDMNELASLSPVGSKGLSIVPFGNGAERVLENKETNCSIHGINFNIHTKGDILRAAQEGIVFSYEYGMNIMRNIGMDIQVIRAGNANMFLSSIFRQSLSSVSNAVIELYDTDGAVGAARAAGIGIGFYADSKEAFSSLEKIAVIEPEHEKQEQYLEAYTRWKHHLNEII, encoded by the coding sequence ATGTACTTACTAGGCTATGACATCGGCAGTTCTTCTGTAAAAGTTTGTCTCATCGAGGCATCCAGCGGAAAAGTGATTGCTTCAGAATTTTCCCCGAAAAAGGAAATGAAAATCACCGCTGTGAATCCGGGATGGGCAGAACAGAACCCTGTTGATTGGTGGACTAACCTTAAACTGGCACACGAAGCCGTAATGCACGAATCAGGAATTCATGCCGAAGACATCAAAGGAATCGGAATTACCTGGCAGATGCACGGTCTTATCCTGGTAGACAAAGATCAGAATTTATTGAGACCGTCTATTATATGGTGTGACAGCCGTGCGGTACAGTATGGCGAAAGAGCTTTCAAAGAAATAGGAGAAGAAAAATGCCTGTCGCATTTGCTGAATTCACCGGGTAATTTTACGGCATCCAAATTAGCCTGGGTAAAAGAAAACGAACCGGAAATTTTTAATAAAATTGATAAAATAATGCTTCCGGGAGATTACATCGCCATGAGACTTTCCGGACAGATAGGAATGACCATTGAAGGCCTTTCGGAAGGGATTTTCTGGGACTTTAAAAACAACTGTATTTCAGAAGATGTGATTGGCCACTACGGAATACCTAAAAGCTTCTTCCCAGAGATTATTCCTACTTTTGGAATCCAGGCTACGGTTTCTGCAGCAGCTGCTCAGGAATTAGGTTTAAAAGAAGGAACCCCGATTTCCTACAGAGCCGGAGATCAGCCGAACAACGCACTTTCGCTGAACGTGTTTAATCCGGGAGAAATCGCTTCCACTGCCGGAACTTCAGGAGTTGTTTACGGAGTGCTTGATCAGCTGGAATATGATAAATTATCAAGAGTTAATACGTTTGCCCACGTTAATTATACTCCGGAACAGATCAGGCTGGGCGTTTTACTCTGCATCAACGGGACAGGAATTCTGAATTCATGGTTGAAGCATAATTTTGCAACGTCATTATCCTCATATGGAGACATGAATGAGCTGGCTTCACTTTCGCCTGTAGGATCTAAAGGTCTTAGCATTGTCCCTTTCGGTAACGGTGCCGAAAGAGTGTTGGAAAACAAAGAAACCAACTGCTCAATTCACGGAATTAATTTTAACATTCACACTAAAGGAGATATTCTGCGTGCGGCGCAGGAAGGAATTGTCTTTTCCTATGAATACGGAATGAATATCATGAGAAATATCGGGATGGATATTCAGGTAATCCGTGCAGGAAATGCCAATATGTTTTTAAGTTCAATATTTCGTCAGTCACTTTCCAGTGTCAGCAATGCGGTTATTGAACTTTATGATACCGACGGAGCTGTAGGAGCTGCAAGAGCTGCGGGAATAGGAATCGGGTTTTATGCAGATTCTAAAGAAGCTTTTTCATCACTCGAAAAAATAGCAGTGATAGAGCCTGAACACGAAAAACAAGAACAATATCTGGAAGCTTACACAAGATGGAAACATCATCTTAATGAAATAATCTAA